Within Lolium rigidum isolate FL_2022 chromosome 5, APGP_CSIRO_Lrig_0.1, whole genome shotgun sequence, the genomic segment CGCCGTGGTCTGCGCGGGGCTCTGCCCCATCGCGCTCGGCGTCGACGGAGGTGGCTCCGTCCGGATGCCCGCGGCGCTCTGCGGCGTGGTCGGCTTCAAGCCCACCGCCGGACGGCTCTCCAGCGCCGGGTAAGCTGAACACCAATATCACTACGTGCTATAGAAAACTGCCGTGGATTACCTGTGTCTTGTGGGAGCAGTCAACATTCTCAAACGTTCGTCACTGATCTGTACGAGAGTGTTTTTCAGGGTTCTTCCGTTGAATTGGACTGTCGGGATGGCGGGGATCTTGGCAGGGACAGTGGAGGATGCTGCCATCGCGTTAGtgaccactctctctctctctctctcacacacacacacacacaaacttgTCTTCTTTTCAGATTTGCAGTATGCAATGCATTATCTGAAAAATACTAACAAACAATGTGTTGCATTGTGTGTCTCAGTTACTCAGCTATCGCTGACCAGTCCCAGCCATCCTACCTGAGGGTATATCAAATGCCTTTTATTTCTTAAGTCATTTCAATTGCATAGCATTCACTGAATCTTGAATTGCTGACATCCTGTTGTGCCCTTGCAGCCTGAGCTGAATCTGCCTTTGCTGACGTCCACGCCCTCGATTAGCAACGTCAAGCTAGCGAAATCTGCAAAAGTATGATTCTTTCGAGTTAAAAAGATTTGTTAATTGAGTCCAAGGGAGATTCCTGAATTCACCATGAGCTAATTAAACGCTGCAATACAAATAAAATACAGTGGTTTAACGACAGTTCAGACGACATCAGGGCCTGCTGTGACAAAGCTCTTCAGACTCTCTACACACAGTACGGTTGGGAGGTAAGAGACTACTGAGATCCTGTGGTAGAAATTCTGTCAGCAATTCTCTCCCATGGTAGATCCAAGTAGGGAGGATTTTTGAGTTGTTTTTGTGATGATTTCTTGGCTGCCAGACCCTGGAGGTGACGGTCCCTGAGATCGAAGAAATGCGGCTCGCGCACTATGTGACCATCGGTTCGGAGTGCACTGCTTCGCTTTCTAAGTATCTGGACAAATTGTAAGCAGCTCATACTACTTACTGTATTATTACGCATTTGAATTGTGCATATAACATATGGATCAACTGACTTACTGAATTAACATGCCCGGTGAACTATAACAGGAAGAGGTCCGAGATCGGGTGGGACGTGAGAGTTGCGCTGGGTGTCTATGGTTCATTCAGCAGCAGGGCTTACCTCAACTCACAAAGACTCCGGTACGCTGTCACTCTGCGAGATGGTCTCTTTAACCAATAGAGTAGTGATTAATTTGTTGCTAACACGGAATGCTTGGTTAACGTTTATTGATGGTTCGTTCCTAGTATCTGACTGTGCTTTTCACTTTTCAGGAACCGTCAGATGTTCTTCCACAAACAAATCTTCAAGACAGCAGATGTCATCGTTTCACCAATGACCGGGTATTTACTTATTCATTTTTCATTACTTTTGAGAATACTTACTAAAATTCTAGTGTTCATAATTGGTTATCAACCCCTTGTGCAGTGTGACTGCCCCCGCACTACAAGATGACGCGCTAAAGACCGGAGAACTCGACTACATAAATGGAGGTAATTCTAACTAACCAGAATTCAGTAAAAACATCCAGCAACTGCATGAGTAGCACCATGTCTCTATCCTAATTTCCTAAATATTTGTGCGGCGAAATAATTTTCTAACTCGGTGCTATGTTTTCTCCAATCAAAGCTGCGTTGATTCGCTACTCGATAGCAGGGAACTTCCTCGGTTTGCCAGCGATAACTATCATGGTAACAcacatatctgaacatattctgaaCATGTTCTCTACCATCTTCAGAAAAGAATTTGCACAATGTCGTAAGAGGTGACAAGTTAACAGTGTTAGCAAAACAATATGCCAGGTTGGGCAGGATAAGGCCGGGCTACCCATCGGGCTTCAGTTCATCGGCAGACCGTGGTCTGAAGCGACTCTGCTCCACATCGCATTCGCAATGCAGGCAAGATTTGTTCAGAGAAGCAACTCTTTGCCAAAAGAAACAGTGAAAATGCAAAATACTTCCGCCCTTTTTCTTttccaaatcccgaaaaaataattttaacatgaaatcctgaaaaaaaaagcaagttcaaatgaAAATTTCTTCATTCCATTGTTTCGACGAAACAGACTTTCAGATACTAATCATTCAAATATCTTCTGACTCAATCAGGAAGCCTGCAGCAAGAACCACAGAAAGCCTGCGGTGTTCTATGATCTCCTCAAGAAAGACTGATGAGAGAATGACCGGAAGACAGGAATATGCAGATACGTCGATGGCTCATCGTTTTGATCAGGTACCTAAGAAGAAGAATACTGTAACATTGATGTGAAGGAAATGCATTGTTCCAGCAACTGAAGGAGGCAGCTTACCTTCAGTTTGACTACCCTGTAACAAGATTCTTCCATTTGGGTAAAGTATATGATCTGAATGAACAGGAAGCAAAAATAGTTCGAGTGCAGTAGCAGTTAGGCTTAAGAAATTCAGTTCGATGTGAGAAGTCTGTGTGAAATGATGTCTGCACCCATTGTGCAAAACATTGTGTATAGTGTGGAATCTCGTATGTGTTGACGGCTTGAGACCTTGCATAGCAAGATTTTCTTGGCAATGGCATTTTTGTGCACAAATTCTTGGCATCTGCTCCAGCCTGAAAATAGTACTGTATCCAACTGTCACTAACGTGTGGCCATAGCCCCGCTCACACGATGATCTTTTGAGCGGGCATATTTAATTTGATGAAGAAAAAAAGTATTACCTCTAAATAATtttagatgtcttagatttgtgaaaatttagatgtatgtaaATAATTTTAAGCGTACACATACATCTATGGACGAAGGTTTTTCTGTCTATTAATGGCTGAGTTAAGTTTTGCTCTTATCTCAAACAAAGTGGACCGTTGGTTTCAAGCACGAATAATCTGATCAAAAGAAGCGGAATTACAGTTTACGGATGCAaattaaactgactcaacatcatctaactttactttattttcaatTTTAGAGCGGAATTTAGTTGCACTGCTTTCTAGTACATGTGCCTCTCTGGCACTTGGGCCCACTGGAGCGATGGTCAACAAAGTTCAGCAGAAACTTGGGCATCGGATGGTTTTTTAGATACAACTTTCTGGTAGCTATGCAGAAATTTGAAATAATGCGAATTGAGTTCAGTAAATTAACCTACGAGGCCAAAAATAATGTTCTCTTTAATCTGACGAAGAGCTTCGAAGTTCCCTCATGGATCATTGGATATTTGGATCATATATCATCTTGAGAAAAATGCCCATTCCAAAATATAAGACGTCTACACATTTTGAAAGTCAAAGTTTAAAAAAATAATATTAACATCTATAAAACCAACTCAATATATGTGATGGTCATTGTGGTCGAGCTGACGATGAAAAAAATGCTTCGTAGGAGGCACTTCATGGCATATTTTATGTGTTATTCTCTCCTTGATCTTTCTTGTTTGGTTTAGGGCTTGTAGCTAGTTCTTCGATAGAAGTCTCCTTTTGAGAAATGTGTTCATATTTTGTTGAGGTATGGGGTTCAACCCGACGTTGAGCTCGATTGACCTTATTACTTGTGAAGAACCGGCATCACATACAACATTTTGAACAATTCGCTCCGCTTAGGATCTATTATTCTCATCAAACTACACATCACAAGATACCTTCAACGACACTTTGAACAAGGCTCGTGGAGATCAAGATGTATCCCGGTGTTCACTTGCTTGGAGGAAGCTATGTCACCGTTGAAGAGCGGAGTTGCCGGTTATCACAAAGGACTCATGAACGCATTGAAATCTCACCTTCTTCACCTTGAGCCTCCACCATGAATTAAGAGCTCAATCAGTAGCGGTAGTCCTTTACCTCCAAATCCTGACAAACTATTCCTCGAAGCAAATTTACTACCTGACAGCTTGTGGGGAACCTACATGTCTAGGGTTTCCCACAAACCTAAAAGTAATAAGCTAACACGATGAACTCAAGGGAGAATCACTTTTAGCTGGGTGGGATCATATATTGGACGTCCTCTTTCCTTCCCCCGAAGGGGTTTGAGTATGGTTGGGGGAATGGGGGGAGAGCAAAGGAGAAAAGAATCTTAGCTTGGTCAGCCTACCACTTCATGAAAGAAAGAGTGACCTTCATAGTCTAATAGAAAATGTTACTCTTTGGAGCAAAATAGAGCGGTCAGTTTTAAATTGGTCTAACCAGCCCTAAGACCGGCCCAGGATCAGGCCAGTCTGAAATCGTGTTGTGCAATCTAGTTCACTTCTAGTCTTATTCGATTTAAACCGATCCAGTTCAATTAAATTTTCGTTCCAATCAGAACAAAACCAGACGCCCTAAAAAAGCTTTAGCGAAGTATATTACCTTCCTCTAAATATGGTGGAGatatttggtggtggtggtggatctatttgGTGGTGGGATGTGTATATAGGATTTTAAGATCATCCCCCATCAAACTCATTAAAATCACCCCTCTTAATAATATGGTGCTCCTATTGAACCAAAGAAAAGTAAACGAAATACAAAATATAGTTTGTTTATAAACGAGATGGTTTTCTAGTTCCTTCGTGAAGTGAGCCGGTGGACCACAACTAGTCCGGCCCCAACGTAGCTCCACCTTGGGTCCACCTCGAGCAAATTTGTTTAGGTGTGATAAACTTCACCATGAGTTATTGAGCGGGCCCTACGTGAAGTGAGCTCACCAACAAGAAGGTAGAAGTCTAAGTGACACTAATGTACTCCTTTCATTCTAAAATAAGTGTCTCGCCCATTTTTCTACATATAGTTATGTTTATAATTAAAATAGATCTTGATATATTTGCATCTAAATAAAACCATAACACTTGTTTTAGCACGGAGGGAGTAACGTCTAGTGCTGCCCGCCTCTGCGATGAAGACATAGTCACACCAAGgacttgaatttcaaattcatccCGTTTGTTCTCTTTTACTTACAaggttttttttgcgggtaaaaccaGACCTTTATTAATCAGACAGGATTACAAGGGACTCATCAACAAGTGTCTGCGCAACACACTCAGGACCTGATCCGAGCCAAAACTGTGTGATGTGCTCTGCCCTTTCCATGTTAGCAAGGCCTGACTACGGTCTACTTTTACAAAATTACAAACTCTACTACCACTAGCTAACTCTTTAATTTCAGAGATACTATGAAGAAAGGGCGACCGATCTTGGTCCTTGGCTGAAATCGCTGAGATCAACTAGGAACAATCCGATTCAACCATGATTGGCAACTAAGTATGAAGCATCCCAAGCTCCAAGCCTTCTAGGCAAGCTAGAATTTCCGCCTCAAGAGGTTGTTCGCATGATAGAAGTGAGCGGCACACCGAGAAAATTACTGAACCGGTAGAGTCGCGTAATACCATGCCAGTACTAGAACCATTATCAATCTTAAAAGAACCATCTATCGACAACTTCGCCCAACCCGAAGGGGGTTTAAGCCAAGGTTTATCCCATGGTTGCTTTACTGAACACGGCGTTGTTGGCTCAACTCCTATTGACAGCATCAGCCCTTTACCTTTTAACATTTGGTCAATTGGAGTATCCTTGATTGATCCCAAAATCTTCATATAGTTACAAAGGAACTTCTTCGAACTCTCCGTAGACGAAATTGGTTTGTCATAAGTTACCTCATTCCGTTCATGCCAAGCCCTCCATGCCACCAACATAGTGTGATCAATCATTTGAGTCGGTACAGAGAGAAGAACGGAACGGAACCAGGACATGGAGGAGACTTGCAAAGTGGCCTCTTGTGGGAGGAGCCAACACTCTCTCATAGAATGCCAAAGACGGCCCCAGGCCTCCTTCCCTGATTACTATTTTTCCATCACAAATAGCGGGGGATGGGTTCTTCTCACCCCCACTCTCTGTTTCTTTTCCCCACTCCTTGAGAGTCTCCCGTGCAAGGCCGGGCCGATCCCGAGCCTTCCCCGGCGGCgcagccggccggagatggcagAGGAGAGGTGCCGGAACCCCCCATGTACATAGTAGTAGTAGGCTTCTGCACGTATCTCTAGTTTTCGGTGTTCTGCTGGTTTGGAGTCGAGCTCTGGATCTCCTGGGCCAGATCTGgtgctctccggcggttctccttCCCGTGGAGCTCCAGTGGTCGGAGCCGGAGGTGGAGAAGGCGATCCTTGCCGGCATCTCCTTGAATAAGGTCCGTTCTTGCAGATCTAGCGGCGGCGGTCAGCACTTGAGCTTGCTCCCTCCTGTTCGTCATGGAGGCGATGAAGGAAGTATGTCGATGTCTGTTGattggattcgtagcatagaaaacaaaaaatttcctaccgcaagaacgaaaaccaagccaagatgcaatctagaagatggtagcaacgaggggatcacgagactaacccttgaagatttccaaagcctacgagattagatctcgttgttgcagaagatgatcacttgccgctttcaaaagcgcgtagaagatcttgacggtgccacaatcgggcagcacctccgtactggtcacacgttcggtgttgatgaagacgtccttctccccattccagcgggcagcggaagtagtagatcctcctcggaatcccggcagcacgacggcgtggtgacggtggtggtggagatctccggcagggcttcgccaaagcgtatgcgggagaggtggtggaggagggctgctagggtttggggagagggggcgccggccactatagggggcggCCAAGGCTTTGGTGTAGCCGGGCCCCtctccttgctcctcattatataggtggaacccccaagtgttggactacaagtcttcgaataagaccccaacccaaaaacttccatatggtgggaaacctacccaaggagggattcccactcaaggtgggattcccaccttcccttggaagggtgtggccggccaccatgggggagtccacctaggactcctcccccttagggttggccggccatgctaggtggagtccctccgggactccgccttccatagtgatttcttccggacttttctagaaccttctagaaccttccataaatgcaccggatcattttcaaacttataaaattacttcctatatatgaatcttattctccggaccattccggaactcctcgtgatgtcatggatctcatccgagactccgaacaaaacttcgaactccattccatattccatatctacttaaacgacatcaaacgttaagtgtgtcaccctacggttcgcgaactatgcagacatggttgagacttctccgaccaataaccaatagcgggatctcgaaatccacaatggctcccacatattcaacgatgacttagtgatcgaatgaaccatttacatacgataccgattccctttgtcacgcgatattttacttgtccgaggtttgatcatcagtatctctataccttgttcaacctcgtctcatgacaagtactctttactcatagcgtggtatgtggtctcttatgaacctttcatatgcttgCGAGCTAATTagtcgacattccaccgagagggcccagagtatatctatccgtcatcgggatggacaaatcccattgttgatccatatgcctcaactcatactttccgaatacttaatcccacctttataaccacccatttacgcagtggcgtttgatgtaatcaaagtacccttccgtaataagtgatttacatgatctcatggtcgaaggactaggtaactatgtatcaaaagcttatagcaaataacttaatgacgtgatcttatgctacgcttaattgggtgtgtccattacatcattcacataatgacataaccttgttattaataacatccaatattcatgatcatgaaactatgatcatctattaatcaacaagctagttatacaagaggcttactagggactccttgttgtttacataacacacatgtatcaatgtttcggttaatacaattatagcatggtatataaacatttatcataaacacaaagatatataataaccactttattattgcctcttgggcatatctccaacagtctcccacttgcactagagtcaataatctagattatatTGTAAGGtacccgatacgtctccgacgtatcgataatttcttatgttccatgccacattattgatgatatctacatgttttatacacattatatgtcgtatttatgcattttccggcactaacctattaacgagatgccgaagagccgattctttgttttacgctgtttttggtttcggaaatcctacaaaggaaatattctcggaattggacgaaatcaacgcccagggtcctatttttgcacgaagcttccagaagaccgagggggaaaggaagtggggccacgaggcgccgccacaacagggcagcgcggcccaggccttggtcgcgcggccctagtgtgtggggccctcgtgtggcccccccgcgttgcccttccgcctacttaaagccttcgtcgcgaaacccccagtaccgagagccacgatacggaaaaccttccagagacgccgccgccaccaacccatctcgggggattctggagatcgcctccggcaccctgccggagaggggaatcatctcccggaggactcttcaccgccatggtcgcctccggagtgatgagtgagtagttcacccctggactatgggtccatagcagtagctagatggccgtcttctcctcatgtgcttcattgtcggatcttgtgagctgcctaacatgatcaagatcatatatctgtaattctatatgttgtgtttgtcgggatccgatggatagagaatactatgttatgttgattatcagtctattacctatgtgttgtttatgattttgcatgctctccgttattagtagaggctctggccaagtttttactcttaactccaagagggagtatttatgctcgatagtgggttcatgcctccattaaatctgggacaagtgacgagaaagttctaaggttgtggatgtgttgttgccactagggataaaacattgatgctatgtccgaggatgtagttattgattacattacacaccatacttaatgcaattgtccgttgtttgcaacttaataccggaaggggttcggatgataacccgaaggtggactttttaggcatagatgcatgctgaatagcggtctatgtactttgtcgtaatgcccaattaaatctcacaatactcattatatcatgtatgtgcattgtcatgctctctctatttgtcaattgcccgatcgtaatttgttcacccaacatgctatttatcttatgggagagacacctctagtgaactgtggaccccggtccattcttttacatcgaatacaatctatcgcaatacttgttctatcgttttccgcaaacaatcatcatccacactatacatctaatcctttgttacagcaagccggtgagattgacaacctcactgtttcgttggggcaaagtactttggttgtgttgtgcgggttccacgttggcgccggaatccctggtgttgcgccgcactacatcccgctgccatcaaccttcaacgtgcttcttggctcctcctggttcgataaaccttggtttctttctgagggaaaacttgccgccgtacgcatcacaccttcctcttggggttcccaacggacgcgtgttgtacgcgtatcagtacctaacacccatggcattttggtgttggtcattctttgccctagggagagctttagtcaacggatctgctacattcagatcagtgtgtactttgcaaatctttacttctccatcttcgatgtactcgcgaatcgaatgaaaacgcagcttgatatgcttcagcttcttttgtgaccttggttcttgtgcattggcgatggcacccatgttgtcacaataaataactagtgggtccaatgcactaggaaccacaccaagctcaacaatgaacctcttcatccataccgcttccgatgaagcctctgaagccgttatgtattccgattctgttgaagacttcgccaccgtgcaccgcttcgagctgcaCCAGCCTATCgctaagcaccattcaatataaacacgtacccagattgagacttagagtcatcaggatcagtgttccaactagcatcggtgtaactcggttacaacaagctcttggtcacctccataacaaagaaacatatccttagttcttttcaagtacttcaggatattcttgaccgctgtccagtgttccattcctggatcactttgatatctgctagtcaaactaacggcatgtgctatatccggtcttgtacacaacatggcatacatgatagagcctactgccgaggcataggggatctgattcatcctctctctttcttgtgccgtagccggaccttgagttttactcaagaccttacctggaaacataggtaagaatcctttcttactttcatccattctaaacttctttagaatcttgtccaggtatgtactctgtgatagccctaataggcgtcttgatctatctctataaatcttgatacctaaaatgtatgctgcttcaccaaggtctttcattgaaaaacacttactcaaacaaccttttacactgcttaatagttctatatcattcccaatcaataatatgtcatctacatataatatcaggaatgctacagagctcccactcactttcttgtaaatacaggcctctccatggcaccgtataaacccgaagtctttgatcaccttatcaaagcgtcggttccaactcctggatgcttgcttcagtccataaattgaacgctgaagtttgcataccttgtcagcatttttaggatcgacaaaacctttgggttgtaccatatacaactcttcctcaatgtcaccattaaggaacgttgttttgacatccatctgccaaatctcataatcgaaaaatgcagctattgctaacaaaatcctcacagactttagcttcgctacaggtgagaaagtctaatcgtagtcaacaccttgaatttgtcggaaaccctttgcgacaagtcgagctttatagacagtaatattaccatcagcatctgtttttctcttgaagatccatttattctcgacagccttgcggctatcaggtaagtctaccaaagtccacactttgttatcatacatggatcccatttcagatttcatggcttcttgacatttcttggaatctgggctcatcatcgcttcttcatacgtcgcagggtcctcatcattgttgtccacaatcatgacatttagacaaggatcataccagtcaggagtggcacgttcccttgtcgatccgcga encodes:
- the LOC124654161 gene encoding fatty acid amide hydrolase-like: MGVFGSSAKVYQPAAEVDLGPGSSELYISPNVKAPRVAGLLVKIFVWVLELPIVGWVLLYILKKDNLINKLVSEAEIPETPLFTATHSWEDTPEQNVSLTKPDLSPAERVQEAVSCLPERLESTLATDGLKRWTIRDFSNAYSSGEITPVQVAKRFLAAVKESSGPTLNMGFFISCDPEDIMKQAEESTLRYQRGAPLSALDGVLVGVKDEIDCLPYPTTGGTRWLGKARPCEADAACVAQLRACGAVLAGKTNMHELGAGTSGINPHHGSARNPYNVGKVAGGSSSGSAAVVCAGLCPIALGVDGGGSVRMPAALCGVVGFKPTAGRLSSAGVLPLNWTVGMAGILAGTVEDAAIAYSAIADQSQPSYLRPELNLPLLTSTPSISNVKLAKSAKWFNDSSDDIRACCDKALQTLYTQYGWETLEVTVPEIEEMRLAHYVTIGSECTASLSKYLDKLKRSEIGWDVRVALGVYGSFSSRAYLNSQRLRNRQMFFHKQIFKTADVIVSPMTGVTAPALQDDALKTGELDYINGAALIRYSIAGNFLGLPAITIMVGQDKAGLPIGLQFIGRPWSEATLLHIAFAMQEACSKNHRKPAVFYDLLKKD